The DNA window TCTTTCATATGATAAAAGTGAAAAAAGTCAAAGAGTACAGCAGAATGACAAAAAGAAATAGAAAAATCGGAATTGTATGTATGTTCCTGTATCTGATCTGCCTAACGGGAAGCGCAAGGATGACGGAACTTTCAGAAAAGGGAACAGCGGAGGAAACGGCGGATGGAAGCAGGACGGAGGCGCGGGGAGAGAATAGCGGGAAAGAAATGCTCAAGATCGCCATGACCTTTGACGATGGTCCCAGTGTGTATACGGAACAGCTTCTGGACGGACTGAAAGAAAGGGAAGTCAAAGCCGCATTTTTCCTCATTGGCAGGTCGGCGGAGGAATATCCGGAAGTGGTCAGGAGGATCGACAGGGAAGGACACCTGATCGGGAATCACACCTATAACCATGTGCAGATCAAAGGGCTGCCTGCCGGGGAGGCTAAAGAAGAGATTGAGAAAACCGATCGTGCGGTATATGAACTGACCGGGAAACATACCGCGTATATACGGCCTCCTTTTGGGGCGTGGGAAGAGGACCTGGAGCTGGATTACGAAGTGCTTCCGGCTATGTGGACCATTGATCCTCTGGACTGGACGACAGAAAACATAGATGAAATTGTAGATCGGGTAGTGACGCAGGCGGGGGAAAATGATATTATTCTATTGCACGATTGCTACGAATCCTCCGTGGAAGCGGCCCTGCGGATCATAGATATCCTGCAGGGGGAAGGATTCGAATTCGTAAGAGTGGATGAATTGATCATAGAGTAGGAGATAAAAGCATGAACAGTGAATTTTCCAGAACAATACAGCTCCTGGGGGAAGAAACCTTTCAGATCCTGCGGAGATCTTCCGTGATGGTGCTGGGAGTGGGAGGCGTGGGCTCCCACTGTATCGAGGCCCTGGCAAGGAGCGGAGTGGGGAAACTGACCCTGGTAGATGGGGACCAGGTCGCGCTGTCTAATATTAACCGCCAGTCCATTGCCTTTCACAGTACCGTAGGAAGGGATAAGACAGAAGTAATGAAGGAAAAGATACAGGATATCAGCCCCCAGATCCAGGTGGACTGCAGGAAGATCTTTGTGCTCCCGGAGAATGTAGAAGCCTTGTTTGACCAGCGGCCGGATTATATCGTGGACGCTATCGACACGGTCTCGGCCAAGATCGCGGTGGCGGAAAAGGCGGCGGCAGAGGGGATTCCGATCATCAGCAGCATGGGAACAGGAAATAAGCTGCACGGGGAACTTTTTGAGATCGCGGATCTAAGTGAAACTTCCGTGTGTCCTCTGTGCCGGGTGATGCGCCGGGAGCTGCGGGCAAGAGGGATTGAACATTTGAAGGTGCTGTATTCAAAAGAAAAGCCGATTCCGCCAAAACGGCAGGAAGAAGAGCAGGGCCGCCGGATCGCGCCGGGGAGTATTTCCTTTGTGCCGCCGGTAGCGGGACTTCTGATCGCCGGGGAAGTGATCCGGGATCTGATCGCTTTGGGAGAGAAATAGGAGAGAAAAAGGTATTGGAAACCGGAAGCAATAGAGAAAATGGAGGAGATACATATGGACCTGTTTGAATACGCGAGGGAGAAAAATAGAGACCGGGAATCGCCCTTGGCCTCCCGGATGCGGCCGGAGACTTTGGAGGAAATGGTGGGGCAGCGGCACATCATTGGGAAGGACAAGCTGCTGTACCGGGCCATCAAGGCGGATAAATTAAGTTCTGTCATTTTCTATGGGCCTCCGGGGACCGGCAAGACGACTTTGGCCAAAGTGATCGCCAACACGACCAGCGCGGAGTTTACCCAGATCAATGCCACGGTGGCCGGCAAGAAAGACATGGAGGCAGTGGTGGAAAAGGCGAAAGAGACTTTGGGCATGTACCAGAGGAAGACGATCCTTTTTGTGGATGAGATCCATCGGTTTAATAAAGGACAGCAGGATTATCTGCTTCCGTTTGTGGAGGACGGCACCGTTATCCTGATCGGGGCCACCACAGAAAATCCCTATTTTGAGGTGAACGGGGCGCTTTTGTCCCGGTCGGTGATCTTTGAGCTGTTTCCCCTGCAGAAGGAAGACATTAAGGAACTGATCCGCCGGGCGGTCTATGATGAGAAAAAGGGAATGGGAAGCTATCAGGCCCAGATTGATGAGGAGGCGGCAGATTTCCTGGCGGATCTGGCGGGCGGGGACGCGAGAAACGCGCTGAACGCGGTGGAATTGGCAGTTTTGACAACAGCGCCTTCCGCGGACGGGCGAATCCATATCACGTTGGATGTGGCTTCTGAGTGTATCCAGAAGCGGGTCGTGCGGTACGATAAGGGGGGAGATGAGCATTACGATACCATTTCCGCGTTTATCAAGAGCATGCGGGGGTCCGACCCGGATGCGGCAGTCTATTATCTGGCCAAGATGCTGTATGCTGGAGAGGATATTAAATTTATTGCCCGCAGGATCATGATCTGCGCTTCTGAGGATGTGGGAAACGCAGATCCTCAGGCCCTTACGGTGGCGGTATCGGCGGCCCAGGCCGTAGAGCGGGTAGGAATGCCGGAGGCCCAGATCATTCTATCCCAGGCGGTACTCTATGTGGCTGCGGCGCCAAAGAGTAATTCCGCGGTAAA is part of the Lachnospiraceae bacterium KGMB03038 genome and encodes:
- a CDS encoding polysaccharide deacetylase family protein, with product MTKRNRKIGIVCMFLYLICLTGSARMTELSEKGTAEETADGSRTEARGENSGKEMLKIAMTFDDGPSVYTEQLLDGLKEREVKAAFFLIGRSAEEYPEVVRRIDREGHLIGNHTYNHVQIKGLPAGEAKEEIEKTDRAVYELTGKHTAYIRPPFGAWEEDLELDYEVLPAMWTIDPLDWTTENIDEIVDRVVTQAGENDIILLHDCYESSVEAALRIIDILQGEGFEFVRVDELIIE
- a CDS encoding tRNA threonylcarbamoyladenosine dehydratase — its product is MNSEFSRTIQLLGEETFQILRRSSVMVLGVGGVGSHCIEALARSGVGKLTLVDGDQVALSNINRQSIAFHSTVGRDKTEVMKEKIQDISPQIQVDCRKIFVLPENVEALFDQRPDYIVDAIDTVSAKIAVAEKAAAEGIPIISSMGTGNKLHGELFEIADLSETSVCPLCRVMRRELRARGIEHLKVLYSKEKPIPPKRQEEEQGRRIAPGSISFVPPVAGLLIAGEVIRDLIALGEK
- a CDS encoding replication-associated recombination protein A, with protein sequence MDLFEYAREKNRDRESPLASRMRPETLEEMVGQRHIIGKDKLLYRAIKADKLSSVIFYGPPGTGKTTLAKVIANTTSAEFTQINATVAGKKDMEAVVEKAKETLGMYQRKTILFVDEIHRFNKGQQDYLLPFVEDGTVILIGATTENPYFEVNGALLSRSVIFELFPLQKEDIKELIRRAVYDEKKGMGSYQAQIDEEAADFLADLAGGDARNALNAVELAVLTTAPSADGRIHITLDVASECIQKRVVRYDKGGDEHYDTISAFIKSMRGSDPDAAVYYLAKMLYAGEDIKFIARRIMICASEDVGNADPQALTVAVSAAQAVERVGMPEAQIILSQAVLYVAAAPKSNSAVKAISAAMETVKDHKTTVPAHLRDGHYQGAKKLGRSIGYQYAHDYPNHYVRQQYLPDEILGTRFYEPGDNGKEKEIKEWMKFLKGE